In the genome of Aedes aegypti strain LVP_AGWG chromosome 2, AaegL5.0 Primary Assembly, whole genome shotgun sequence, the window GTTTTTCGAACCAGATTTCACTGCAAGAAGACcgttttaattaaaaatagacTTTAAAGactttccattgaaaataaatacttttGAATTGGACAATACATTACAATTTCTCTATAATGAGACCTGCTACCAGTTAAGAGTAGAATGTCATAATCTACTCGATCAAATTCTGCTTTTATATCGATATAGAACAGGGCTGACCAACTTGAAGTTAGAACAGATCATGTCCAATTATCTCACTCTTCTGAGAACCGTTAAACTGGAATTTTTATAAGGAACagttccttcaaaaaaatttaacttttagttGTAGTTTTGAAGTTCATAGTGAGAAAGTTCATATTTCATTTCTTGATAGAATAATAAACTGAATATTTGTCAAACCCCTATGAAAGTTGTAGGTCAAATTGATCAAAAATCGCTTGATTCTCACAAAAACCTCGCTTGATTCTCACAAAATGCCGGGCGTTAATTATGCACAATTCTGAAAAGGATTCAAGCAAAACCCAAGATTAGATAATGTTAGGGCGATTTCTCAAAACTTTGGGCAAGATTTTCACGAGTGTTGAGCAGGAACCCTACATAATATTTAGCAGTATGCTCTATAGAATAAAACACTGAATCTTTAGAATAATTATCTCTCCACAAATAATAAAGGGTATTTGGACTCCAATAAAATTCTGGGCAGTGTTAGTAGAAAATACTGGACaggaatttcaaagattcttcaacagtataacaaaataaatcttGTTAAGAATCTGACATAATGCTATGCACAATTTTTACGAAATCCTGCGAACGATTCTTTTTTAATACTAggcaaaattcttgcaaaatcttgtgctgcctctcagtggttATAAATCGTTCGTTTGATTTGTCGTCCGTTGTATCGTAATAGACACAACGGTAGAAAGACGTCCTGACCGAAACAACATATTTAGAATatattgataaattttcaaagaaagtgagcataatgattgattgatcCCGTGCGGCTCtcatagaggctgttagctttaatactaaataacgttgctaAAAAGCACACAAAATATCCAACAGACCAATGGAGaggggtctaccccgtttggcataatgtcgtttggcatacagtcgtttgacataatagctgtttggcataatgccatttggcataacggtcgtttggcataattgtgaagaacattgaatttgatcaaattccttccATTAAGCAAATGGATGTGGGTAAACTGCTCACGATCGTACATTCCGTGGTCAGTTATTGATAGGACATACTTCTAATCAGGCATGGGAAAAGTCATTCATTCACGTTCTTCTTTATGAATCCGTTCGGTGCGTTGTCAGGCTCCAACTGTTCATTCGCGGTCGCATGATTCCTCTCCCAATGGAACACTACGACTCTAAATACAGATGAACTACCGAAAGAATGAGCACAGCGAATGACTAACGCAAAAAGAAATGAAACAAAGCGATCCTAGTTCACGTGTTTGTTTTGGATCGCAGGATTGTCGCTCAAACATTCACAAGTGATTCAATTCTTGGTTCGCAACTGAATGCGAAATTGCATTCATTCTTTCGatccatagcattgctgtttgATCCCGCAAGTAGTGCAGCTGATGATGCGTTATTTACATAGGTAGCAGAGATGGTCGGGTTCGAGTTTGAAAAATGTATTTCGTTCAGTTTTGGGTGCGGGTCGGCTTTAAAAGgctaaaaaataaatatcgggTAATGTTCGAATTTGGACTTGAAAAATATCGGATTGGGGTCGGGTTTGGTAAACATAAAAAACAGATCTACCTACAATCGGATTGCGTCCTCATCAGAAACAACGAAAGAAtagactattttttcaaaatcgatttttattaGGCTGTTTCTTCCAAAACCAAATCGGTTTGAGGTTGTTTAAACACTGGCATATTTTCGGTTTCGggtcagggtggccaccaaatatccattttgtcccgctttttcccggttttcccggtacagtcgccaaaattttcccggtttttgatttagctaattgaaaatatttcaactcaatttctcatcattttattttttcttcatgaaaattAAGAGTTTTCCAAAGCAAACAACACACTTAGAATGAAACAAAAATCCGTGCCATAtgattcaacagatttttccgTGGAACAACAGTGGTTTCAACATAACTGTCAAAAATCCACAGAAAATTCGGTGGAagctaaaattttacaaaagtcTGTGAAAAATTAACACAAAGCTCGATAAAAATCAATCTTTTTACCATATGCCGAAATTTACCCTGAAAATCTGTGCAATCATTAGGCGTGGCCGGCGTTTTTTCATTTTCTAATGGCGAACTTCGCTagagtttatatttttgtatattaATATACATATACTGGacttgaaaaacaaaatgaaacgccagtattttttaataacaaattatttatGGAATTCCGTTCGATCagtgtaaaaaaaagttaaaattccaaatagctTCCGTTATTGAAAGTTTTCATTTCAATCATCACATTTCTAATTTTTTTCTCGCTGTTCAGAAAAAGTGATCACCGGCAATTCGTAAAATATCATCGAACTATTCAATGCTTTTGACAGCTGATTTGTTTCCAGCTTCACGGATCgatcggtgaaataaaacatcaatattCGGTAAAATTGCACAGAAATTTGTGATTTATTCTAAGTGTAAATAAGTAGAAataaaatcgttaaaaaaaattaagcataCATTGGAATGTATTATTCATATACAACGATTTTTTACAACTTCTGGTTTGTAGATTGATAGCTCCAAAATGTTCGTTCAACACGATTTTCCCGGTAgtcatctcaaattcccggttttcccgtctttttcccggtggaaTCAAATTCctgtctttttcccgcttttcccggttcggtggccaccatGGGGTATGGTCTGGGTTTGGTAATCAATTATAGTCTcggatttgaaaaaataaaataggccGGGTtcaatttgataaaatataaaacCCGACAATCTCGAATAgatagcaaaaaatatgtttaccgGTAGTCGGGGCTTCTTTCGATATTactttaaatttttcaacattgtAAATTTGCAGCTCTAAAAATTTTGGTAGGATTTTAATAATTCTTGCATGTTTcaaagttgtatatgtacgtagcAAATTTGCAAGAGTATGAAGCAAATCCATCAAGCAATAAAAATGTTGCATTAAtagcgaaaaaaaatgtgtctttCAAGacaaaaaggggctactttgaacacttttagaaatcaatattgatttgataatcgtaaataatgatttttttttcatgaatcttTAACGGAATCTTTAAATTATCGTccattgtgatatttttgtacGTTTTTTCTATTGATAAACATAGTTTGGAAAACTGTTAAGCTCAAACATTTTACAGATATATAAAACTTTACAGTAGAACgtgcttttaatatttttttttttttttaatattttaccgTACAACGGGAtgactttgataatgcgagtaaccttgatagtgcgggacccaTCACATTCAAAACGATAATATCTGTTAATcaattaagcaaaacgaatgcaaaagcaaagaatattagtatgacacttcatggcagagctattttcatttgaatcgagaacatttgagacttaatatacgaatattaaaaattgatacaaCTATAGAAATTTCGAAACGTTTACGAATAAcatgttctacgatcactatttgatgtagttttgattagTTTATCAGTTTGACAGCCTAGATATAATAGAATTTGAATATGGTGTCAAATCTCCTAGCGAGAACCATTTCAACAAACTgtgaccatttttgaaaatctaagtcagaaatttccatataacgataaacgcctagaggtaagcaatgccctataaatgttcgtaattcattcaattttatttgatacatgctccattatcaaagttacccctaaacagaaaaccgacttccgatcatatgaaaaattatatatcaattcaaaataaatctttcaggaatctatagctaggatgccagtacttgttttaaaaataaaaattgaaaatctttgaaacaacatgcataaatattcaaattattttttttttaaactataaaTGTTATTCCGTTTCACGATATGATATTGCTAGTTTACCTTTTTTTAATGGAACtgtcagttacgaatgcttcaTTGTTTAAGTTGATATAAGCGAATGATGTAACTTCCAACTACTGCGATgatctaaaaattcaaaaacattcgTTCTGGTGTCATATGAATGCTATGAAGAAGTACAATCaactctcctttactcgatattgaagggaccatcgagttagggaggtatcgagttatagaacacaaaaccagtgcaaatgcaatccaagggaccatcgagttagccatgaaaaccaacttttactatggttctctaactcgatatcgagatacggaatatcgagtcgggagagttaactgtatcacATTAATTCTTGTAACTAAAACTGATTTTTATTTCAAGTGTATTTCTATTGAGTATAAGAATAATTTTTCGAACGATCGCAAACAAACAACATTTTCACTTTGTAAGAAGCTTTATGGTTGTGAATGTTTTTTCGGGctttattgaataattttttttaacattttattgTTGAAGTTGTTCCAACAAATATTCATGACTGATTGTAGAGCATATGTTGGTTGTTAAAAGTGCCAAAGGCACAACATGTATGTTGCAAATAAAACCAAAACTGTCCCtagaatcaaaagtagccccgtctggCGGTATTGTTCAGATGTTTAAGATTCATTATTTACAAAAACTTATGTTATATTCGAAAAGAATGCTGATGTGTAAAAATATGATCGATGATGGTAACACACTTTCATATCGCGACTGCATTTAAAATCCGGAATAAACGATAAAAACGCATAAATCAATTTTCCTGCGTTAAACCTAACGCCCGGCATAGAGTGCTAGACTGCGAAGCTGGGTGTACTACAAAGCTCACCCTGTTCGATCTAGCTCCGATACATGGGTTTCAAGAAAGCCCGTTTTTCGCGAGCCAAAATTATttgcttattttgtttttccttTTGTTATTTTCGAACCCCTGCTTGATAATTTCATAACGCTCATTCAAGAATACACTACTTCGTTTAGCAAATTTTTTCTTAGATTTAAACAACATAACTTTCTTTCGTCTGCCAagccaatatttttttgttgtagAAGTATATATTATCAGTTGTGTAAATTGCTTACGAAACTTTGACCCTTCTTGTAACAGAAGTAACGAAAAATTCACCCACTTCatacgttacgtaatttgtgtacAATGCCTTGTTAATTGTCCATCCCCATCCAGTAACTAGAAGCTGGACATATTCCATACGAAGAgttgtttttattcatattgTTTGCATCGGTCAGATGCCAGCACAAAGCGCGACCAACAAACGTTCGAGGCAAACAATCCTACAAACATTCCCGAAAGAATCACGGAGAATGAAAGATTGCATTCACTTGCGATTGTGTTGAGATACATTCGCAGCGCGACTCATATTGATGCGAATGAATCAACAAATGAACACACACATCAGAGAGTGTTGGTTAATTTTTCTTGCCTGCATTTTATCTCTCTCTTCGGGATGAACGCGCGACACTTTCTATGTAGCGTTGCTGTGACCGGGCTTCACAGGGTAACACACATTGGCTCAGGAGTGCAAAATGAATGTAACGTGAAACGATTTTCCCATGCCTGCTTCTAATattcatttttcaaggaaaccaatATCCAATAAAACTCTTTTGGAATTGCATCATACATTGTATCCAACGCCTAAGTTATTTcatgtcatttgaaaaaaaaggaacATGGTATTTTATGACGCATCTTATGGTCCCGCATATTACTGTACTACTGCAGTATcttcctttttcaaattatgccaaacaactgttatgccaaacgactttatgcaaaatgcttttatgccaaacggggtagacccaaCGGAGAGAGCTCCGATTGacggaaagcttcttctgactggaaaggcacaatagaacacattttcctatggattgatgaaacaaaattttttttttttgaaaactgtttGATACAGACgaaagttttttcgctatttttccgacaattttctccatggtgaaaaattttccggaaaatatttttctttgtatatttttaatagattgctgaggaaatttcGATTTCACTGAaagacttttgttctacgatgcatagtttaTATATGcatttttaaagtttgaggtGTTTaggaaaatcgtgaaaattcatgttgaattttccgggaaaataggccactatattttttttgaatttcacttttgagcATATATACACGAGCTCTACCTTTGGTGAAAATGTcatacaaatcggagaacctccggcccaaacctgttcgataatttaaaaaaaaatgcccacTTCTCAAATCAAATCCTGCCCCcttgaaaccttttttttttttttttcaacagtcAAGTTAACACGTTGCAATTACCTGGTAGGTGCTCAAACTCGCCAGCAAGTGGGAGCACGCGTGGAACGTCGGAATGTTCTTCGCCGTGTGGGTCTTCAGATAAGGCACAATGTTGTACATGACTCCGGTCACCACCGTGGTTACCTTGTCCTTCTCCTGCGAGCTGAACACCACGTCCAGAAGCGGGGCCAAGATGCTGGCCAGAATCTGCGAGAAAAAAAGCAAGTCACTCCCCGAAAACGCAACGGATTCACCTCGAAGTACTCACCGATTGCGCCTGGATGGAGTAGTGCTGATTGGAGGGCATCAACAGACCGTCCTTGGTGCTCTCGATCGAGCTGAACTCCTCCTTCACCGAAAGGTTCCTCCGCAGCCAGGTGGTTTGCTCCAGGCATGATCCCGCAACATTGGAGATGGCCTCCACCAGTCGCGATGTGACGTCGTGCAGATCACGTAGATCCTTCTTGTCCGTGAATGGAATCACCGAACATCGCTGGACAAACTCGTTCAAAATGGATAGGGCGACAAACTGGGCCGGAATTTGCAACGAAAGACAGTCTTTCAGCAGAGCGTACAGCGAACTCCAGCAGTCGTTGAACTGAGTTTGAGCGACGCTTTTCAGGTAGAAGAATAGCAACTCCAGGGCGCTGACTTCGATGTTGAACCCGACCGGTGGCTGGTAGATTTGCGGAGGGGACTTGATGACTTGGTGCATGGTTTGAATGAACGAATCGACCGACATGATCCGAATGCCGGAGATGAGTTTGACGAGCAGAAGTTGGTTTTCGTTCGCCTGGGGCAGTGCTTTGGCCATGACTTCGAAGAAATCGATGCCTTCGGCGCTACCGTCAGCCGAGGTGCTATCTACTGTGATCGCAGTGCTGAAAATGTCGGTGCAGCGTTCGTACCAGGCAACGGAAATGGCGGTGAGAAAGTTGGTGCCGTAGTGCAGTGAGATTGGGCTAAGAAATTCTAGCAGCTGGTGCTTGACGTGTCGGAACTCGCTAATGCTGGTTTCCCAGAGAGTGGCAATAGTGATGATGATACGGGGCAGGTGACTAAGGATTGCTGTTTTGGCTACTTCTTGGTGACTATTTTTGGCTTGGTTAACGTTCAGAAGGGAGGAAGAGAGGAACACGTTTACGATACTGTTGATGATTTGACCGGAGTTGGTAGCAGGGGACGTAAGACTGCTCGAAGCACTGAACACGTTTGCTAGGGATATTTGTTGGGAGCTGTCGAGGAGGCAGTAGTGGGATAATACTGTGATAGCTTCCAGCTGGGAAACGATATAGTCGGTACACTGGTTGTTAATTCGGTCCCGTTTGGTGATTCGGTCCAAATTGGCACACAGCTGGTGGATAatgctgatgacgatgttgGTCAGGTTGTTCAACGGCAGGCAGGTAAGACAGGAGGTTATCATGTCGGTCCAGTTTTTGTGAATGTGTTTCAGCTTTTCTGAATGCAGCGCCGATAAGACCGCCGATAGGAACATCGGCTGCTGGCTAACTAGCTGATTGGGAATGTACTTGTAGATGCGTTTATTCTCAGGGGCGGGTCGCGTTGGAGAATTACTCGAAAGAACGTTCTTGATGCCCTCGTTGAAACGTTCATCGTTTCGCTGGATCATAATTTCATGTTCTAACTTGATAACCGCTAGTAGCAGGTTAAGTAATTCGATCTGATAAGCTTCTGCGTAGAGGCGAGAACTTTCCGGATCGTTATAAGCTAGGATTTCATCCGAATAAGTGTAGCACTGTGGCGACGTGAAGTAATTGACGGAAGATGTCAGACAGTACAGCAAAATTTTCTGCACCTTGCACTTCTCCATCAGATCCGCGATGTAGTTCGCCAAGTTTTTTCCTACGTCCTTGACTATCGTTAAGAGCTCGCTAAAGATTTTATTCATCAGCTCAATGCATTCGAGCTGAATCTTGGAATTCCCATTCAGATCGTCTTTCGAGGGTTGAGCCTTCTGCTCTTCGTCCTTTTGATAATAGCTTCGAGTGTAATAAAGTAAAATAGTGACAATCACTTCCAGATACATACAGCCTCTGTATATGCTTTGATACTCGGCATCGTCATGCCCATCTGTGAATCCTTTCCCGAAAACGTTCCTTCTATGTCGCACCAGCAACGTTCGAATCTGGCTACTCGAAACCGAAGTCGTCACCGAAAGACACAAAAAGAACCGGCTATCATTCGCTAAAATATTCTTCAACGTCTCCAAAGTGTACAAAATCTGTTTAGTATTGAATATCGATTCGTAGATCAAGAAGTGCGTATGAAACGGATATAGCTTGGACAAGTTCCTCCAATTTTTACGCCGACCGAACCCAAACAGCTCTCCGTCTCTACCTTTTGCGCCATCCTTGCTGTTGCTACTGCTACGTTGCGAATCGCCCCCGAAAACGCTTCCACTCGAGGGCGTCTCTGAAGCAGTTACCGTGGGATCTCCAGGACCAGTGCCGAAAACAATTTCCGCATCGTTTCCCGTTGCCGTGACGGAGGATGCATTCGACGTAAATGAGTAGTTCAAACCTCGCTCGGAAATCGACGACACGAAGCCTTCATCATCCGTCGCCATCGCGCCCAAACCGCTAGAAGAGATAAGATAGGTTTTCCTGTTCTTAAACCGATCGCCCGATACGCTCACAAAGTCCTTAATTGGACCGTCTTCTACGTACCGCTTGATCGTTTCAGTATCGTAGAATCCCGTTGCCGTCGTAGACCGGCTGTAACTTCCCTCGCTCAAACGGCCTTTCTTTCGCTCAAAATCTCCGTCGCTCGCTTCGTCAATATCCGATGTGGACCTGTGGAATTCCTTCTTATCTATCCCGTTGGTAAGGGACCCCGTCTCCACCGTACTTTGCTCGCAATCAATCAAACCCATCGAATTGGATCTGTTGCGTAACGCTTTGGGACTCTTTCCATTCAGCTCCGTTTCCAGCGGGTTTATAATTACCGACATCTTCGTGAAATTGTTGTCGTCAGCCGACACCGTTGAAGCGACTTCTTTCGAACTGTCATTGGTTATGTAATTCGACACTTGACTACTGTTGGACTTCGACCCAATTGACACTCCAAATATCTTCTTCTGAATGGTCCGAATTGGGCTACGTTTTTTGCTCAAAACGTTATCCATATGGTAACGGATGCAGCCATCTTCGGAGCTAACAGCAAAGCATTCTTTGTCCAGAAACGAATCTCCATCCGCTACCAGATCTTTTTCCCATTCACTTCCGGTATCGTTATCCTGCTTGTATCGTTTCGTGTAGATGATACTCATCCGCTTGGTGCTTTCATTCAGCAGGATCTTCAACAGAGGCTTCAGAATTCGTCCCATATCGCCTCGAACTAGCGCTTCCTGTTGCCATTTGGACACGGCCACCTGAATCGACAAATTGCTCGGCAGAGTCAAGACATCCAAGATGAGGAACATCAACTTCTCGAACTCTCTTCCATGATGCGTATCGCGACCGAGTTTCCACAAAAGTTGAAAGCGTCGAAAGCCAGCCGGGTCGATTTTGAGCTCCGTACTCGATAACGTCGGAATGGACCAATACACGTGCAGATCGCGGCTATGCATCGCATTATTTTCCCTCTGAGGTACGACCAACTTGCTGATGATAACATCCTCGGTGAATTTTGGATCCAGACAGCTGTGGATTCGGTACAGCAGAACACTGATGTTTCGCGCTTCAGGTCGCCCCGTTTCCAAGTGGTTCCATAACATCGTCGTCAGCACTTGGAACACCTTGGTCTTCTTCTCCAGGAAGAGCACGTGGGACAACTTTAGCAAAGGCATCATCATCACAAACGTGGTACCGTAACTTGATTTGGGCTTTCGATCATTCGTCCTCAACAAACTGATCATATCGATCAGGGTCTGTGCGGCCGAAAGTTGCGTATCCAAATCCCCAATGAACGCAGCCAGGATAGTCAGTGCCTTCAACCAGCCAGGTATATTATCACATTTTTCGTTCACTCCGCTATCGCTTCCGTAACTGGGGAAAGACGACATCTCCGTCAGCACATTGCAGGCCAATTTCAGTGCACTCTTCAGCGATTCCGATATCCTCACATTGATCAATCGTTTCAACTTCTCATTACATGCCAAAAGAGAGTCGATTTCGAACGAGCTCCGCTCCGGAACGCCTTCTGTTGTGTTCCACCGTTCAAAAAACTCATCATCTTGCTCTCGCTCTATCGTCTTCGCCAAAATTGCCTTCAACTTCTTGCTATCTGACACGCCCACAATTTTCAACGCCTGGAAGGTATCCTCCAATTCCGGAAGAAGAGCA includes:
- the LOC5571281 gene encoding protein dopey-1 homolog isoform X1, encoding MVLPHKIRKLVRSPKPKMDTATGSGLMEEYDLMKQSKYRVYMSNIDKALKNFEYSSEWADLISALGKLNKVISSNSQYQIIPRRIKISKRLAQCMHPALPSGVHLKALESYDVIFSNIGVDRLASELFIYSAGLFPLLGYSAMNVRPTLLSIYEKYFVPLGEKLRPALSGFLSGVFPGLESGQDHFERTSSLLDKVCAAVKPECFYTCLWECIVTNASVRLPAISYVLEHFDKKRTCSEQKELMGGSVELLVTGLCSCLNDAVILVQRNTLEFLLLAFPLHAMILSQRDVTKLVKTALNTILRRDMSLNRRLYSWLLGADTSLGKHLEDIGHDGETSDPNAYFESHSKQVLISAYKLILKASITSNPPDLSPYRILISLLDKAEIGQRILDDVLCDIIRTISLCIGNLEVQKNANVLFSTFDPSYIWNYMTTLYRDGAMKKPPGRSSSAGGSGASNAPNCTNIKEHIRIDSGPPGTVEVCYLTEFLLETLSLEIYNETTRVYLPKFLLSLIRMLTVYSENMNSNEVAASLRLCVKIVSKVQPMIMSEKVLDLSISTRSNSVTPEGQEAKETVSLEKSNSDSKIHESSLLVADSSFTRSSSSQGLNKKGKYNKKSKKSKSYTKLSELDQNPPGSKSTANVSVISNGAEGRSHTPIATASSTPNLKNEDGTGGESSQEERHSLNSDKDDVHSDIVIKVPTQIAPAQLPDCPILEKCIKQYVLFYELYVCRQIFDGSNVESMGSSTSSSEQVSLQDNLFINPSDSKCLLNDDVYVINALLPELEDTFQALKIVGVSDSKKLKAILAKTIEREQDDEFFERWNTTEGVPERSSFEIDSLLACNEKLKRLINVRISESLKSALKLACNVLTEMSSFPSYGSDSGVNEKCDNIPGWLKALTILAAFIGDLDTQLSAAQTLIDMISLLRTNDRKPKSSYGTTFVMMMPLLKLSHVLFLEKKTKVFQVLTTMLWNHLETGRPEARNISVLLYRIHSCLDPKFTEDVIISKLVVPQRENNAMHSRDLHVYWSIPTLSSTELKIDPAGFRRFQLLWKLGRDTHHGREFEKLMFLILDVLTLPSNLSIQVAVSKWQQEALVRGDMGRILKPLLKILLNESTKRMSIIYTKRYKQDNDTGSEWEKDLVADGDSFLDKECFAVSSEDGCIRYHMDNVLSKKRSPIRTIQKKIFGVSIGSKSNSSQVSNYITNDSSKEVASTVSADDNNFTKMSVIINPLETELNGKSPKALRNRSNSMGLIDCEQSTVETGSLTNGIDKKEFHRSTSDIDEASDGDFERKKGRLSEGSYSRSTTATGFYDTETIKRYVEDGPIKDFVSVSGDRFKNRKTYLISSSGLGAMATDDEGFVSSISERGLNYSFTSNASSVTATGNDAEIVFGTGPGDPTVTASETPSSGSVFGGDSQRSSSNSKDGAKGRDGELFGFGRRKNWRNLSKLYPFHTHFLIYESIFNTKQILYTLETLKNILANDSRFFLCLSVTTSVSSSQIRTLLVRHRRNVFGKGFTDGHDDAEYQSIYRGCMYLEVIVTILLYYTRSYYQKDEEQKAQPSKDDLNGNSKIQLECIELMNKIFSELLTIVKDVGKNLANYIADLMEKCKVQKILLYCLTSSVNYFTSPQCYTYSDEILAYNDPESSRLYAEAYQIELLNLLLAVIKLEHEIMIQRNDERFNEGIKNVLSSNSPTRPAPENKRIYKYIPNQLVSQQPMFLSAVLSALHSEKLKHIHKNWTDMITSCLTCLPLNNLTNIVISIIHQLCANLDRITKRDRINNQCTDYIVSQLEAITVLSHYCLLDSSQQISLANVFSASSSLTSPATNSGQIINSIVNVFLSSSLLNVNQAKNSHQEVAKTAILSHLPRIIITIATLWETSISEFRHVKHQLLEFLSPISLHYGTNFLTAISVAWYERCTDIFSTAITVDSTSADGSAEGIDFFEVMAKALPQANENQLLLVKLISGIRIMSVDSFIQTMHQVIKSPPQIYQPPVGFNIEVSALELLFFYLKSVAQTQFNDCWSSLYALLKDCLSLQIPAQFVALSILNEFVQRCSVIPFTDKKDLRDLHDVTSRLVEAISNVAGSCLEQTTWLRRNLSVKEEFSSIESTKDGLLMPSNQHYSIQAQSILASILAPLLDVVFSSQEKDKVTTVVTGVMYNIVPYLKTHTAKNIPTFHACSHLLASLSTYQYTRKAWRKDALDLLLDATFFQFDSRCLPYWKTILDSLMTCDNTTFRDLMNRLPLAQTGTLNIFTSKEQEYEQRALLLKRLAFVIFCSEVDQYHKYMPEIQEQLANSLRLPQVVPLIQSAVFLCFRVLLLRMSADNVTSLWPIIIAEMVQVFLSIEQELMTDTEEFRSQSSQHIRMLSGLDTAWVTNTNNGLYSYGHPHWRMVQLETAKLLELGCVLPATILPHFQMYRWAFVSSQNEHYMTPGSYDDAKSVAFIPHVTRISQLMDFRYTSHSPKPQSTKGSHIMLTCQSINTLQDLYSFFSTLSMRWPSHISYTADTEKDTKNCLDEVEKVLALDFLEKMPSAGK